In Natranaerovirga hydrolytica, one DNA window encodes the following:
- the dusB gene encoding tRNA dihydrouridine synthase DusB has translation MKKVKIGSLEIANNVFLAPMAGITDLPFRLLCKEQGCGLVYTEMISAKGLYYENKNTDLLLQTKEEERPVGVQLFGSDPKLLAEMAKKIEDAPIDLIDINMGCPVPKVVNNKEGSALMNNPRLIGQIVKEVSKAISKPLTIKIRKGFTQDNINAVEVAKIAEANGAAAIAVHGRTRDQYYSGKADWDIIKQVKGSVNIPVIGNGDVFTPEEAKALLEHSNCDAIMIGRGAQGNPWLFNSINTYLKTGKLINKPSYEEIVETIIRHGKMLIDYKGEFTGIREMRKHVAWYTKGLPNTAQLRRSINETETFDELLEKLTDYKSQTLF, from the coding sequence GTGAAAAAAGTGAAAATAGGAAGTTTAGAAATAGCTAATAATGTCTTTTTAGCGCCTATGGCTGGGATAACAGATCTGCCTTTTCGATTATTATGTAAGGAGCAAGGGTGTGGTTTGGTTTATACTGAAATGATTAGCGCAAAAGGATTGTACTATGAAAATAAAAACACCGACTTATTATTACAGACAAAAGAGGAAGAAAGACCAGTGGGTGTACAATTATTTGGTTCAGATCCTAAGTTATTAGCAGAGATGGCAAAAAAAATAGAAGATGCCCCTATTGATTTAATAGATATCAATATGGGCTGTCCAGTTCCTAAAGTCGTTAATAATAAAGAAGGTTCTGCTTTAATGAATAATCCAAGATTAATTGGGCAAATTGTAAAAGAAGTCTCAAAAGCCATTAGTAAACCGCTGACCATAAAGATAAGAAAAGGTTTTACACAAGACAACATTAACGCAGTAGAGGTTGCTAAAATAGCTGAAGCCAATGGCGCAGCAGCCATAGCTGTCCACGGTAGGACGAGGGACCAATACTATAGTGGAAAAGCAGATTGGGACATTATAAAACAAGTAAAAGGCTCAGTGAACATACCTGTCATTGGTAATGGGGATGTATTTACACCAGAGGAAGCAAAAGCCTTATTAGAGCACAGCAATTGTGATGCCATTATGATTGGTAGAGGCGCCCAAGGCAACCCTTGGCTCTTTAATAGCATTAATACGTATTTAAAAACTGGGAAATTAATTAACAAACCCTCCTATGAAGAAATTGTCGAAACCATTATTAGACACGGTAAGATGCTTATAGACTATAAAGGAGAGTTTACAGGTATTAGGGAAATGCGAAAACATGTGGCTTGGTATACAAAAGGCTTACCCAATACAGCACAATTAAGAAGAAGTATTAATGAAACAGAAACGTTTGATGAATTATTAGAAAAGTTAACGGATTATAAAAGTCAAACCTTATTTTAA
- a CDS encoding ECF transporter S component has product MQTKKVVLVAMFIAITAVFGFTPIGFIQIPPISITLLHIPTIITAIVLGPVAGIIVSLSMGIISMLRALGSAGFDVFFIDPRVSIIPRLLIPITTYFAYVGIQKVIRSNKIAISISALIGTLTNTIFVLGMIYILYAQRIIDINGENILVRNIIFGAISVNIIIEMVAAAIIATPLVLVLKNIEQ; this is encoded by the coding sequence ATGCAAACTAAAAAAGTAGTTTTAGTGGCTATGTTTATAGCCATCACAGCAGTTTTTGGATTTACACCTATCGGTTTTATTCAGATACCACCCATTAGCATTACATTGTTGCATATACCCACTATTATTACAGCCATTGTATTAGGTCCTGTGGCAGGAATCATTGTATCCCTTAGTATGGGGATTATCTCTATGCTAAGAGCTTTAGGGTCAGCAGGATTTGATGTTTTTTTTATTGACCCAAGAGTGTCTATTATTCCAAGGTTGCTTATACCCATCACAACATATTTTGCTTATGTTGGAATACAAAAAGTGATTAGATCTAATAAAATTGCTATATCTATTAGTGCATTGATCGGTACGCTAACCAATACCATCTTTGTATTAGGTATGATTTATATTTTATATGCTCAAAGAATCATAGATATAAATGGAGAAAATATCTTAGTCAGAAATATTATCTTTGGTGCCATTTCGGTTAACATTATTATTGAAATGGTTGCAGCAGCAATAATAGCCACACCACTGGTACTGGTATTAAAAAATATAGAACAATAA
- a CDS encoding type III pantothenate kinase: protein MLLVVDIGNTNITLGVYKEKKLIGNWRMTTKIQRTSDEFGLFIYNLLAQRDIGIDDIKDVIISSVVPNIMYSFINGIQKYFKTKPLVIGQDIPSGIKINTDNPKEAGTDRLVDVASAYEQYGGPLIVIDFGTATTYDLVSEEGVFSAAVTSPGIKISANALWQGGAKLPEIEIRKPDTILATDTITSMQAGLVYGYIGQVEYIVNKIKEESGLKDIKVVATGGLARVIYPETHVIDIYNPLLTLEGLRIIYEKNK, encoded by the coding sequence ATGTTACTGGTTGTAGATATAGGCAATACAAATATAACTTTAGGCGTATATAAAGAAAAGAAATTAATTGGTAATTGGCGAATGACCACAAAAATTCAAAGAACCTCTGATGAATTTGGTTTGTTTATCTATAATTTATTAGCCCAAAGAGATATAGGAATAGACGATATCAAAGATGTTATTATTTCTTCTGTTGTACCCAATATTATGTATTCTTTTATAAACGGTATACAAAAATATTTCAAAACGAAGCCATTGGTTATAGGGCAAGATATTCCATCGGGCATAAAAATAAATACAGATAACCCAAAAGAAGCAGGTACAGATAGGCTTGTAGATGTTGCAAGTGCCTATGAGCAATACGGTGGGCCTTTAATTGTTATTGACTTTGGCACAGCAACTACCTATGACTTAGTAAGCGAAGAGGGTGTTTTTTCAGCTGCCGTTACATCACCGGGTATAAAAATTTCGGCAAATGCATTATGGCAAGGTGGTGCAAAGTTGCCTGAAATAGAAATAAGAAAACCAGATACAATACTTGCTACAGATACCATTACCAGTATGCAAGCAGGGTTAGTATATGGTTATATTGGACAAGTTGAATACATTGTTAATAAAATCAAAGAAGAATCTGGTCTAAAGGATATAAAGGTAGTGGCTACAGGCGGTTTGGCAAGAGTCATATATCCAGAAACCCATGTTATTGATATATATAACCCATTATTAACTTTAGAAGGTTTAAGAATTATTTACGAAAAAAATAAATAA
- a CDS encoding biotin--[acetyl-CoA-carboxylase] ligase: MRRKILKYLKENDGYVSGQELSNQLGVSRTSVWKVIKQLREQGYEIDSVSNKGYALRQSPDILTKEEVELNLNTEFIGKDVKVYESIDSTNKQAKRLAVEDATEGTVVIAEEQTEGKGRRGKSWSSPPKQGLWMTIILKPKIHPSKASMVTLLAGLSVVQAINDCSQNKAQIKWPNDTVINEKKVSGILTEMSSELDLVNYIVVGIGVNVNTQTFDDAIKDTATSLYIEEGKSYERAVIAQKILKKFEQNYILFLKEKNLKLVLDTYEKNCINLSRQVKIIHHNEVEYGKAIGISEEGHLIVLDENGTEKLLNSGEVSIRGINGYV; encoded by the coding sequence ATGAGAAGAAAAATACTAAAGTATTTAAAAGAAAATGATGGCTATGTATCAGGTCAAGAGCTTAGCAATCAATTAGGTGTTTCCAGAACTTCCGTATGGAAAGTGATTAAACAATTAAGAGAACAAGGATATGAAATTGATTCTGTCTCTAATAAAGGGTATGCGTTACGCCAATCTCCAGATATTCTTACGAAGGAAGAAGTAGAACTTAACTTAAATACAGAGTTTATTGGAAAAGATGTAAAAGTATATGAAAGCATTGATTCTACCAATAAACAAGCTAAAAGACTTGCAGTTGAAGACGCAACAGAAGGAACCGTTGTCATTGCGGAAGAACAAACAGAAGGAAAAGGAAGAAGAGGAAAAAGTTGGTCCTCTCCTCCCAAACAAGGACTGTGGATGACCATTATATTAAAGCCAAAAATTCATCCTAGCAAGGCCTCTATGGTAACATTATTAGCAGGTTTGTCAGTGGTCCAAGCCATTAATGACTGTTCACAAAACAAAGCACAAATCAAGTGGCCAAATGATACGGTTATCAATGAGAAAAAAGTATCTGGTATTTTAACAGAAATGAGTTCTGAATTGGATTTGGTTAATTATATCGTTGTTGGAATTGGAGTTAATGTGAATACTCAAACATTTGATGACGCAATAAAAGATACAGCCACTTCTTTATATATCGAAGAAGGGAAAAGTTATGAAAGGGCTGTAATCGCACAAAAAATCCTTAAGAAATTCGAACAGAATTATATTCTTTTCTTGAAAGAAAAAAACTTAAAACTGGTTTTAGACACCTATGAAAAAAATTGTATCAACCTATCAAGACAAGTTAAGATTATTCATCATAATGAGGTTGAGTATGGTAAAGCCATAGGAATCAGTGAAGAGGGACACCTTATTGTATTGGATGAAAATGGAACAGAAAAATTATTAAATTCAGGTGAAGTATCCATTCGTGGCATTAATGGATATGTATAG
- a CDS encoding DUF6145 family protein, which translates to MYDDDERMILCVSNAYTQQFYFNNDFDNLPQSIIEELNALSVLFTEEIGGVLIIGFNEEGELFIEVTAKEDDLLYDEIGSHLKIKQLQIDKKDLLEALALYYKTFFLA; encoded by the coding sequence ATGTACGATGATGATGAGAGAATGATATTATGTGTTTCTAATGCCTATACACAACAATTTTATTTTAATAATGACTTTGATAATTTGCCTCAAAGTATCATAGAAGAGCTAAATGCTTTAAGTGTATTGTTTACAGAAGAAATAGGAGGCGTATTAATCATAGGATTTAATGAAGAAGGGGAATTGTTTATTGAAGTAACAGCAAAGGAAGATGATTTGCTTTATGATGAAATAGGCAGCCATCTTAAAATAAAGCAATTGCAAATCGATAAAAAAGATTTGTTGGAAGCTTTAGCGCTATACTACAAGACATTTTTCTTAGCATGA
- the greA gene encoding transcription elongation factor GreA produces the protein MVDKKIILTYAGLKELEDELEQLKVVKRKEVAEKIKEARAQGDLSENAEYDAAKDEQAEIESRIIEIEKILKNAEVIDEDEVDTNTINIGCKVKVFDVEFDEELEYSIVGSTEADPMNNKVSNESPVGKGLIGAKVGDTVSVETPEGNIEFKVLDIYR, from the coding sequence ATGGTAGACAAAAAAATAATACTAACCTATGCAGGATTAAAAGAACTAGAGGATGAATTAGAACAATTAAAAGTCGTAAAAAGAAAAGAAGTAGCGGAGAAGATAAAAGAAGCAAGAGCTCAAGGGGATTTATCTGAGAATGCAGAATATGATGCAGCAAAAGATGAGCAAGCAGAGATTGAATCTAGAATCATAGAAATAGAAAAAATACTAAAAAATGCAGAAGTAATAGATGAAGATGAAGTAGACACAAATACAATAAATATTGGGTGTAAAGTAAAAGTTTTTGATGTAGAATTTGATGAAGAATTAGAGTACTCTATAGTAGGATCTACAGAAGCGGATCCAATGAATAATAAAGTATCTAATGAATCACCAGTGGGTAAAGGTTTAATAGGAGCAAAAGTCGGTGATACCGTTAGCGTAGAGACACCAGAAGGAAATATTGAATTTAAAGTCCTTGATATCTATAGATAA